One region of Esox lucius isolate fEsoLuc1 chromosome 17, fEsoLuc1.pri, whole genome shotgun sequence genomic DNA includes:
- the LOC105017108 gene encoding transmembrane protein 240, translating to MNALLDRFHNYILPHLRGEDRVCHCNCGRQHVHYVIPYDGDQSLVDSTDNYFVSDGVTKQEMDLMLGLLVGFFLSWLLMWLDGVLHAALRAWRANQHSDFESLSRA from the exons ATGAACGCACTACTGGACCGCTTTCACAACTATATCTTACCACATTTACGAGGAGAGGACCGTGTCTGCCACTGCAACTGTGGAAG gCAACATGTGCACTATGTGATCCCTTACGATGGGGACCAGTCTTTGGTGGACTCGACAGATAACTACTTTGTGAGTGATGGCGTGACAAAGCAGGAGATGGACCTGATGCTCGGTTTGCTAGTGGGCTTCTTCCTCAGCTGGCTGCTGATGTGGCTGGATGGGGTGCTACATGCTGCTCTCAGGGCCTGGAGGGCCAATCAGCACTCAG ATTTTGAATCCCTCTCCCGTGCTTAA